A window of Aeromicrobium sp. A1-2 contains these coding sequences:
- a CDS encoding molybdenum cofactor biosynthesis protein MoaE translates to MSAVRLLGIRDAPLSLDEVYAAVTDPSAGGICVFVGTVRDHDEGLGVTELGYSSHPTALDRLRDVAERIASECDVVALAGVHRVGDLAVGDLAVVVAASAAHRAQAFEACRRLIDELKTDVPVWKHQTYSSGDAAWVDPQRVAGTD, encoded by the coding sequence ATGAGTGCCGTACGCCTGCTGGGCATCCGAGACGCCCCCCTGAGCCTCGACGAGGTGTATGCCGCCGTGACCGATCCCTCGGCGGGAGGCATTTGTGTCTTCGTCGGCACGGTGCGCGATCACGACGAGGGACTCGGTGTCACCGAGCTGGGCTACTCATCGCATCCCACCGCGCTCGACCGGCTGCGTGACGTGGCTGAGCGCATCGCCTCGGAGTGCGATGTCGTCGCCCTGGCCGGCGTGCACCGCGTCGGTGATCTGGCCGTCGGCGACCTCGCAGTGGTCGTGGCAGCGTCTGCCGCGCACCGGGCCCAGGCCTTCGAAGCATGCCGTCGCCTGATCGACGAGCTCAAGACCGACGTCCCGGTCTGGAAGCACCAGACCTACAGCTCGGGCGACGCTGCATGGGTGGACCCCCAACGGGTTGCCGGCACTGACTAG
- a CDS encoding PDZ domain-containing protein, with protein sequence MSDPSKLSTRYTTMVVATVSLIVLSTLAFIVPVPYVTLKPGPAFDTLGDFDGKPTFTFGKDVTTYPTTGSLDFTTVSVTRPGGNLSLAEAITAYLDRDNAVVPKSLIYPDNQSNKQSTAESAAELSSSKDSSRVAALREAGYTVTSQVAVTSLVKGGASEKVLKVGDIVTKVDGTEVSNPDQTVKAVGVHEPGDTIDMTVERKGVTTEVSIVSLPDADDATIPRIGITLGEKYRYPISITNNVGSQIGGPSAGAMFALAIYDNLTPRSLTGGKRIAGTGEMLPDGTVGPIGGVRQKMAGASAAGATIFLVPAANCAEASDGDDDGLRLVKITKLKDAISSLEALAKDSTATVPTCS encoded by the coding sequence GTGTCCGACCCGTCGAAGCTGAGCACTCGCTACACGACCATGGTCGTGGCGACGGTCTCGCTGATTGTGCTGAGCACCCTGGCATTCATCGTGCCCGTGCCGTACGTGACGCTGAAGCCGGGCCCCGCCTTCGACACGCTCGGCGACTTCGACGGCAAGCCGACGTTCACGTTCGGCAAGGACGTCACGACGTACCCGACGACAGGTTCGCTGGACTTCACGACCGTCTCGGTCACCCGGCCCGGCGGCAACCTCTCGCTGGCCGAGGCGATCACGGCGTACCTCGATCGGGACAACGCGGTCGTCCCGAAGTCACTGATCTACCCCGACAACCAGTCCAACAAGCAGTCGACCGCCGAATCGGCGGCCGAGCTGAGCAGCTCCAAGGACTCCTCCCGGGTCGCGGCGCTGCGTGAGGCCGGCTACACCGTGACGAGCCAGGTGGCGGTGACCAGCCTGGTCAAGGGCGGCGCCTCCGAGAAGGTGCTGAAGGTCGGCGACATCGTGACCAAGGTCGACGGCACCGAGGTCAGCAATCCGGACCAGACGGTCAAGGCCGTGGGCGTCCACGAGCCCGGCGACACCATCGACATGACCGTCGAGCGCAAGGGCGTGACGACAGAAGTGTCGATCGTGAGCCTGCCGGACGCCGATGACGCGACGATCCCGCGCATCGGCATCACGTTGGGCGAGAAGTACCGCTACCCGATCTCGATCACCAACAACGTCGGCAGCCAGATCGGCGGGCCCAGCGCCGGCGCGATGTTCGCCCTCGCGATCTACGACAACCTGACCCCCCGCTCCTTGACCGGCGGCAAGCGGATCGCCGGCACGGGGGAGATGCTCCCCGACGGTACGGTCGGACCGATCGGCGGCGTACGACAGAAGATGGCCGGCGCTTCGGCCGCCGGAGCCACGATCTTCCTGGTCCCGGCCGCCAACTGTGCCGAGGCCAGCGACGGTGACGACGACGGCCTCAGGCTCGTCAAGATCACCAAGCTCAAGGACGCGATCTCCTCGCTCGAGGCCCTCGCCAAGGACTCAACGGCTACGGTGCCCACATGCAGCTGA
- a CDS encoding PPA1309 family protein, which produces MQLMPDSPLRRVALEVEAHVATEGWDQAPRLFALVPTADLVAREPGLADQLSADPDSITPIEQELSGDRELEDLLTEIVWPDAVAGCAAVVERIMLPPEAEASLPDDPDELLAAVAAHPDRREVRLVAAITRDGRTHSTVRAREPIDAELLEGPDLVPGLIEHLLRTLA; this is translated from the coding sequence ATGCAGCTGATGCCCGACTCGCCCCTGCGCCGGGTCGCCCTCGAGGTCGAGGCCCACGTCGCCACCGAGGGCTGGGACCAGGCACCTCGCCTGTTCGCGCTCGTGCCGACCGCTGATCTGGTCGCCCGCGAGCCGGGCCTCGCCGACCAACTCTCCGCCGACCCGGACAGCATCACGCCGATCGAGCAGGAGCTGTCGGGAGACCGCGAGCTCGAGGATCTGCTCACCGAGATCGTGTGGCCTGACGCCGTTGCCGGTTGCGCCGCTGTTGTCGAGCGCATCATGCTGCCCCCCGAGGCCGAGGCTTCGCTGCCGGACGACCCCGACGAGCTGCTCGCCGCCGTGGCGGCACATCCGGACCGTCGCGAGGTCAGGCTTGTCGCCGCCATCACGCGTGACGGCCGCACCCACAGCACCGTACGCGCCAGAGAACCCATCGATGCTGAGCTGCTCGAAGGTCCCGATCTCGTCCCCGGACTGATCGAGCACCTTCTTCGCACTCTGGCATAG
- a CDS encoding UPF0182 family protein gives MSDIFGTPRPGRPPSKAPDRRQRVIVPTLVTLALLLFLGSIFTSVWTDRLWFKSVGYSDVFRSVLFARVSLFLVLGLIFGLFVIGNLILAFRLRPDAAPMRRDDPAYRYRLALTPMLRPIAIGLGLVLTGFAGSIAAAHWDTYKMWRNSTPFGTKDPQFGKDVSYYVFEYPWWRFLTSYSFALIVITVLAVVFLNYVYGGIRVAGRGPKLTRAAQVHLSVLVGLGVLLKAVSYYLDRFGLMVGSGGLVDGVTYTDANARIPSKNILIGVAIVCALLFFAAIFIRSWALPAMGLGLLALSSILIGAIWPAVMQGFQVKPSEPDKEGPYIAKNIEATREAYGVNDVKVESYSAKTALTPAELASSAESRVSTRLLDPTLISDAFEQLQQVRGYYAVPPTLDVDRYKLGDEEQPQDTIIAAREINLSGLQSSQRNWANDHTVYTHGYGIIAARGNQRGPNGEPVFVARDIPPVGEIKTTTPPRIYFGEQSPSYSIVGRPKGEAPIEVDIPRGGASNDDAAEDNATQNTYDGKGGVPIGNLFNKALYAFKFAEPNIVLSNRVNSESKILYDREPRNRVQKVAPWLTIDGDTYPAVVDGRVVWIVDGYTTSNSYPYSYHRSLRDATADTLTDGESQAALPTDQVNYLRNSVKAVVDAYDGSVKLYQWDTKDPVLKTWMKVFPNVVEPKTKISNALMEHLRYPVDLFKVQRDVLQRYHVTDAQTFYEDGERWKVPEDPTAPTGSNALQPPYYLSTARPGEDVPKFSVTSVYLPNSRQNLAAFVSVNSEATDTENYGKMQILQLPSETQIQGPSQIANAFQTDKGVSQALLQYQQSKTATILYGNLLTLPVGNGLLYVQPVYIKRSAIEGSYPVLQFVIASFGKDVGFGQTLDEALRVALGLEAGVVPDDTTTPTDTGGETPAQKTAAALLDDATGYYEDAQDALKKGDLSTYQRRINQMADAIAEAQKAVDTENAAAKK, from the coding sequence GTGAGCGACATCTTCGGAACACCCCGCCCCGGTCGACCGCCCAGCAAGGCGCCTGATCGCCGGCAACGGGTCATTGTGCCCACGCTGGTCACTCTGGCGCTGCTGTTGTTCCTCGGCTCGATCTTCACCAGCGTGTGGACCGACCGACTGTGGTTCAAGTCGGTCGGCTACTCCGACGTGTTCCGGAGCGTGCTTTTCGCCCGGGTCTCGTTGTTCCTGGTCCTCGGACTGATCTTTGGCCTGTTCGTGATCGGCAACCTGATCCTCGCGTTCCGGCTGCGCCCCGACGCCGCGCCGATGCGTCGCGATGACCCGGCGTACCGCTATCGCCTGGCCCTCACCCCGATGCTGCGCCCCATTGCGATCGGGCTGGGCCTGGTGCTCACCGGCTTCGCCGGGTCGATCGCCGCGGCGCACTGGGACACGTACAAGATGTGGCGCAACAGCACGCCGTTCGGCACCAAGGATCCGCAGTTCGGCAAGGACGTCAGCTACTACGTGTTCGAGTACCCGTGGTGGCGCTTCCTCACGTCGTACTCGTTCGCGCTGATCGTCATCACCGTCCTGGCGGTGGTGTTCCTCAACTATGTCTACGGCGGCATCCGCGTCGCCGGACGCGGCCCCAAGCTGACCCGCGCCGCGCAGGTGCACCTGTCGGTGCTCGTCGGCCTCGGTGTCCTGCTGAAGGCCGTGTCGTACTACCTCGACCGGTTCGGCCTGATGGTCGGCTCCGGCGGTTTGGTCGACGGCGTCACGTACACCGATGCCAACGCCCGGATCCCCAGCAAGAACATCTTGATCGGCGTCGCGATCGTGTGCGCGCTGCTGTTCTTCGCGGCGATCTTCATACGTTCGTGGGCGCTGCCCGCAATGGGCCTAGGCCTGCTCGCGCTGAGCTCGATCCTGATCGGTGCCATCTGGCCCGCGGTCATGCAGGGATTCCAGGTCAAGCCGTCCGAGCCGGACAAGGAGGGCCCGTACATCGCCAAGAACATCGAGGCGACGCGCGAGGCCTACGGGGTCAATGACGTCAAGGTCGAGTCCTACTCGGCGAAGACCGCGCTGACGCCGGCCGAGCTCGCCTCGTCGGCCGAGTCGCGGGTCAGCACCCGACTGCTGGACCCGACGTTGATCTCTGATGCGTTCGAGCAGCTCCAGCAGGTGCGCGGCTACTACGCCGTGCCGCCGACGCTGGACGTCGACCGCTACAAGCTGGGCGATGAGGAGCAGCCGCAGGACACCATCATCGCGGCCCGTGAGATCAACCTCTCCGGACTCCAGTCGAGCCAGCGCAACTGGGCCAACGACCACACGGTCTACACCCACGGCTATGGCATCATCGCTGCCCGCGGCAACCAGCGCGGTCCGAACGGTGAGCCCGTGTTCGTCGCTCGGGACATCCCGCCGGTCGGCGAGATCAAGACCACGACGCCGCCGCGCATCTACTTCGGTGAGCAGTCGCCCTCGTACTCGATCGTCGGACGGCCCAAGGGTGAGGCGCCGATCGAGGTCGACATCCCGCGTGGCGGTGCGTCGAACGACGACGCCGCCGAGGACAACGCGACCCAGAACACGTACGACGGCAAGGGTGGCGTGCCGATCGGCAATCTGTTCAACAAGGCGCTGTACGCGTTCAAGTTCGCCGAGCCCAACATCGTGCTGTCGAACCGGGTCAACTCCGAGTCGAAGATCCTCTACGACCGTGAGCCGCGCAACCGCGTCCAGAAGGTCGCGCCGTGGCTGACCATCGACGGCGACACGTACCCCGCCGTCGTCGACGGACGTGTCGTCTGGATCGTGGACGGCTACACGACCAGCAACTCGTACCCGTACTCGTACCATCGCTCGCTGCGGGATGCGACGGCCGACACCTTGACCGACGGTGAGTCGCAGGCGGCCCTGCCGACCGATCAGGTCAACTACCTGCGCAACTCGGTCAAGGCCGTCGTCGACGCGTACGACGGCAGCGTCAAGCTCTACCAGTGGGACACCAAGGACCCGGTACTCAAGACGTGGATGAAGGTCTTCCCCAACGTCGTGGAGCCCAAGACCAAGATCAGCAACGCTCTCATGGAGCACCTGCGCTACCCGGTCGACCTGTTCAAGGTGCAGCGCGACGTGCTGCAGCGCTACCACGTGACCGACGCGCAGACGTTCTACGAGGACGGCGAGCGTTGGAAGGTGCCGGAGGACCCGACCGCTCCGACGGGGTCGAACGCCCTGCAGCCGCCGTACTACCTGTCGACCGCGCGCCCGGGTGAGGACGTCCCGAAGTTCTCGGTCACCAGCGTCTACCTGCCCAACAGCAGGCAGAACCTTGCGGCGTTCGTCTCGGTCAACTCCGAGGCCACCGACACCGAGAACTACGGCAAGATGCAGATCCTGCAGCTCCCCAGTGAGACGCAGATCCAGGGTCCGAGCCAGATTGCCAACGCGTTCCAGACCGACAAGGGCGTCTCGCAGGCGCTGCTGCAGTACCAGCAGTCCAAGACCGCGACGATCCTGTACGGCAACCTGCTGACCCTCCCGGTCGGCAACGGGTTGCTGTACGTCCAGCCGGTTTACATCAAGCGAAGCGCGATCGAGGGCTCCTATCCGGTCCTGCAGTTCGTCATCGCGTCATTCGGCAAGGACGTCGGCTTCGGCCAGACGCTCGACGAGGCCCTGCGGGTCGCGCTCGGGTTGGAGGCCGGTGTGGTGCCGGACGACACGACGACACCGACGGACACGGGCGGGGAGACGCCGGCCCAGAAGACGGCCGCGGCGTTGCTCGACGACGCCACGGGCTACTACGAGGACGCGCAGGACGCGCTCAAGAAGGGCGACCTGTCGACGTATCAGCGACGGATCAACCAGATGGCCGACGCGATCGCCGAAGCCCAAAAGGCTGTCGACACCGAGAACGCGGCCGCCAAGAAGTAG